The following proteins come from a genomic window of Doryrhamphus excisus isolate RoL2022-K1 chromosome 12, RoL_Dexc_1.0, whole genome shotgun sequence:
- the qser1 gene encoding glutamine and serine-rich protein 1 isoform X6 produces the protein MNTSETSIMSFLSAMESRSPVSASLLPPFRPPSWPAGINSSTTELYLTGALPSTATFPSPASLSTYQNTGPYTSRSYSTNPSVALQEPALSSSTNGLLSHHDPLLQLKPSQSVLPTALTFNLSGPVLGSTLPVQSSTYRSAQESAPHLLEPQFSLLPPARHSASQSYGATVFSGSVERALQRECSVIKHHQRPSTSHVASEQMHNSEDSLQGYYGSGGEGAMSYQQDPSHETSASCSPSAEDDSSHGINGAIKHKVESVTQSYSCTTVPTAKECLSKLASDGHEENQSLSQPGQKQNSVIANHLAPQLPSHMSSSLSQTYITPHTQTQPSHSSSDNLSSLYKTLPSISSLSSHVASVSQALVYSPSPGLNQEQYGVQIQGLCQGSYPSSHSQTNPNVVYTSESQEQASVTQSQRYAIVQSLNLSYQATCGQNLSTSAQDYALMQASVGNKTLGTVSQQAAVPTTHIYETVPATYSSTAQALNNNNIRSSLKDIKPTYSKQTLEELPLQDLQALQQASLGGSVVNGTMAAHNNVIYVVSKMDDLHKTQSVIRDSSRSDDQLSQLNTAQVSHERLSSLGQHHSRLSSANNQENADIKTTNSGVISSHTLLSPELKQRPLHIKSSEPQLTHQEQTPASHTQFITVPNTQVLLEPNQMILLQQPLMHHAQMSSKVVPVQGLQTGQSLGPLNVHYLQMDQDQLLCPSVSETQSQQVTVVSAQSSGCSDSSKDHYSQPANHQSNDAKNQFALNSLCFPDSVLLADERNILSNVDDILAATVAACGVTPQDLVKAASSSQAEMVAMAGSVDAKNHFQTVDVTHMSQSFSTAQQTILTDSNSMPMTLNGAQISTDRQGLSVHDNSSDLDTNGDAESSENDYHSVGQVYDPSDFQSTVKGQCIKTENGLMECPGMEDFPKKKVRSKSLTKGEDNIQAKPAKRSVSAKRHNSRGGDASPSASQSTYDGCPQQERIRQKIREVEEKQPEVKTGFIGSFLDFIKSGPKQQYPTNPSRTVSRPKKPSVLAKPPQSIVPPKIQTVPGPLIAQQSQGASSQQKRLDEELQKNLETLPSFSSDEEENTGKNQALRNSISSALSALDESAERKAKPDNIPIMILKPLQVPTVTFNITEPHFPPISISGQMPNAVVTGIATAVKQQSEETPPGQIAVQLTSVAIEGLTDEELSDSGGEGMYRERDEFVVRNEDIEVLKGTMRAGSEPPAIWKVQKALLQKFVPELRDGKRVFSATNSYLGYFGDAKTMYQRVYVKFLDTVNKREYVRVCSRKPRCKPMNSLRSFQVKTLLGLTAAPFSPSHSQKPRSTKPFKSRAEPPPKKRRKWKEALSPAVSGSSSAEDAGEEDDINPPVPFASRLLNTRTMMDTFKSFVELLISIAIDEDVVTELERRNDELLLPHMRRMDGLITDNRKRLLQKLHIGQVLKTALDSSPEISVVTELKKDGEAPTFKVRLSGKAYNRKTLKPYKLPDKVPQEYTVDQQKSQWFSLYHSLQHYKYHTYLMCKDEVLRVKTGEQGQQETMQKCLQNGAWVEGLFNRFGELINQVQQACR, from the exons ATGAATACTTCAGAGACCTCAATCATGAGCTTCCTGTCAGCCATGGAATCAAGAAGTCCTGTTAGTGCCTCACTACTTCCCCCTTTCAGACCTCCATCATGGCCTGCAG GTATCAACTCCTCCACCACGGAGCTGTATTTGACTGGTGCTCTGCCTTCTACCGCCACATTTCCTTCACCGGCTTCTCTGTCAACCTATCAAAATACTGGTCCATACACTTCCAGGAGTTATTCCACCAACCCTTCCGTGGCTCTCCAGGAACCAGCCCTCAGCAGTTCCACCAATGGTCTGTTGTCTCATCACGACCCCCTCCTCCAACTCAAACCGAGCCAAAGTGTGCTTCCGACAGCCCTGACCTTCAATCTTTCTGGCCCCGTTTTGGGCTCAACCCTTCCAGTGCAGTCCTCCACATACCGGTCAGCCCAGGAGTCGGCCCCGCACCTCCTAGAACCACAGTTTAGCCTTCTCCCACCAGCCCGTCATAGTGCCTCACAGTCCTACGGTGCCACCGTTTTCTCAGGCTCTGTTGAGAGAGCGCTTCAGCGGGAATGTAGCGTGATCAAACACCACCAGAGGCCTTCTACAAGCCACGTAGCCTCAGAACAAATGCACAATTCTGAGGACTCATTACAGGGTTACTATGGCTCTGGTGGTGAAGGGGCCATGTCCTACCAACAAGACCCATCTCATGAGACCTCGGCGTCTTGCAGCCCTTCTGCAGAAGATGACTCCTCTCACGGGATCAATGGTGCCATAAAACACAAAGTAGAGTCAGTTACTCAAAGCTATTCATGCACCACAGTCCCAACAGCTAAAGAGTGCTTGTCCAAATTAGCTTCTGATGGCCATGAGGAGAATCAAAGCCTCTCCCAGCCTGGACAAAAGCAGAACTCTGTGATTGCTAACCATCTAGCACCACAACTACCCAGCCATATGTCTAGCAGTCTGTCTCAGACCTATATTACACCACATACCCAGACACAACCCTCTCATTCCTCCTCAGACAATTTATCATCCCTATATAAAACACTACCTTCCATCTCCAGTCTGTCTAGCCATGTGGCATCTGTAAGTCAGGCTCTGGTATACTCTCCCAGTCCAGGCCTGAACCAAGAACAGTATGGGGTCCAGATCCAAGGTTTGTGTCAAGGGAGTTATCCCTCGTCTCACTCTCAAACTAACCCAAATGTGGTTTATACGTCTGAGTCACAGGAGCAGGCTTCTGTCACTCAATCTCAGCGCTATGCCATAGTACAATCCCTGAACCTTTCTTACCAAGCCACTTGTGGACAGAATCTGTCTACCTCTGCACAGGACTACGCCCTAATGCAAGCCTCTGTGGGAAATAAAACACTTGGCACAGTTTCTCAGCAGGCAGCAGTCCCGACTACACATATTTATGAGACTGTGCCTGCTACGTACTCTTCAACTGCCCAagctttaaataataataacatcagaTCATCATTAAAGGACATAAAGCCAACGTATAGCAAACAGACACTTGAAGAACTCCCTTTACAGGACCTACAGGCTCTCCAGCAGGCATCCTTGGGGGGCTCTGTTGTAAATGGTACCATGGCAGCACACAACAATGTAATCTATGTTGTTTCAAAAATGGATGACCTCCACAAAACACAAAGTGTCATCAGAGACAGTTCACGTTCTGATGACCAGCTTTCACAGCTAAACACAGCACAGGTTAGCCACGAGAGGTTGAGCTCCCTGGGCCAGCACCACAGTCGCCTAAGCAGTGCCAACAACCAGGAAAATGCAGATATAAAAACAACTAACTCCGGTGTTATATCTTCACATACACTCCTCAGCCCAGAACTTAAGCAGCGGCCTCTTCACATCAAATCATCCGAGCCACAACTAACCCACCAGGAACAGACCCCGGCATCCCACACCCAATTCATCACTGTCCCGAACACGCAGGTTCTCTTAGAGCCTAACCAGATGATTCTTCTTCAGCAGCCTCTCATGCACCATGCCCAAATGTCTTCAAAGGTAGTACCAGTGCAAGGTCTTCAAACAGGCCAAAGTCTGGGACCTCTGAATGTCCATTATCTTCAGATGGATCAGGATCAACTGCTTTGTCCCAGTGTCTCTGAAACACAAAGTCAGCAGGTCACAGTTGTGTCTGCGCAGAGCTCGGGGTGCTCCGATTCTTCTAAAGACCACTACAGCCAGCCAGCAAATCACCAGTCAAATGATGCTAAGAACCAATTTGCCCTTAACTCCCTTTGTTTCCCGGATTCTGTGCTACTTGCCGATGAAAGGAATATTTTATCAAACGTTGACGACATCTTAGCTGCCACTGTGGCTGCTTGTGGCGTCACACCGCAGGATTTGGTTAAAGCTGCCTCTTCCAGCCAGGCTGAAATGGTAGCGATGGCAGGTTCTGTTGATGCCAAGAATCACTTTCAGACAGTGGATGTAACGCACATGTCACAGAGTTTCTCCACAGCACAACAGACAATCCTCACAGATAGTAACTCCATGCCTATGACGTTGAACGGAGCACAGATCTCTACAGACCGGCAAGGACTGTCTGTTCATGACAACAGTTCTGATCTTGACACCAATGGAGATGCGGAAAGCTCGGAAAACGACTACCACTCAGTTGGGCAAGTTTATGACCCTTCAGACTTCCAAAGCACTGTCAAAGGTCAGTGTATCAAAACTGAGAACGGCCTCATGGAGTGCCCAGGTATGGAGGATTTCCCCAAAAAGAAAGTCCGCTCTAAATCTTTGACAAAGGGAGAAGATAATATACAAGCAAAGCCAGCAAAGCGCTCCGTGTCAGCAAAACGGCATAACTCCAGGGGCGGTGATGCCAGCCCGTCTGCCTCACAAAGCACGTATGATGGTTGTCCACAGCAGGAGAGAATTAGGCAGAAGATTCGGGAGGTGGAAGAGAAACAGCCAGAGGTGAAAACCGGTTTCATCGGCTCCTTCCTGGACTTCATTAAATCTGGCCCCAAACAGCAGTATCCCACAAATCCTTCAAGAACTGTCAGTCGGCCCAAAAAACCCAGTGTCTTGGCCAAACCACCACAGTCTATTGTACCCCCCAAAATTCAAACTGTGCCGGGTCCACTGATTGCCCAGCAGAGTCAGGGAGCAAGCTCTCAGCAGAAACGTCTGGATGAAGAGCTACAGAAGAACTTGGAGACGCTGCCATCGTTCAGCTCTGATGAAGAGGAGAACACTGGAAAGAACCAGGCACTGAGGAACAGCATCAGCTCAGCGCTCTCTGCCCTTGATGAGTCCGCAGAACGCAAAGCCAAGCCAG ATAACATCCCCATTATGATACTGAAACCACTCCAAGTGCCCACTGTGACGTTCAACATCACAGAACCCCACTTTCCACCAATATCCATTTCCGGCCAAATGCCAAACGCCGTCGTCACAGGAATCGCAACTGCGGTCAAACAGCAGTCTGAAGAGACGCCACCTGGCCAAATTGCTGTACAGCTGACGAGTGTGGCCATTGAGGGACTGACTGACGAGGAGCTGTCGGACAGCGGAGGGGAAGGAATGTACCGGGAAAGAGATGAGTTTGTTGTGAGGAATGAGGATATTGAGGTCTTGAAG GGGACGATGCGAGCAGGAAGTGAGCCTCCCGCCATTTGGAAAGTCCAGAAGGCTCTTCTACAGAAATTTGTGCCAGAATTACGAGATGGGAAGCGAGTGTTCTCGGCTACTAACAGT TATCTGGGATACTTTGGTGATGCCAAGACCATGTACCAGAGAGTCTATGTGAAGTTTCTGGACACTGTAAACAAAAGGGAGTATGTCCGAGTGTGCAGTCGGAAGCCACGGTGCAAACCTATGAACTCACTAAG GAGTTTTCAGGTGAAGACCTTGTTGGGCTTAACAGCTGCCCCCTTCTCGCCGTCTCATAGCCAAAAGCCTCGATCCACCAAGCCCTTCAAGTCAAGAGCAGAGCCACCACCcaagaagaggaggaaatgGAAGGAGGCATTGTCACCCGCTGTCTCGGGATCTTCTTCTGCAGAAGATGCTGGTGAAGAAGATG ACATAAACCCTCCTGTGCCTTTTGCTTCACGACTTCTCAATACAAGAACAATGATGGACACTTTCAAGAGCTTTGTGGAACTGCTCATTAGCATTGCCATCGATGAAGATGTGGTGACAGAACTTGAGCGAAGGAATG ATGAGTTGTTGCTGCCACATATGAGAAGAATGGATGGGTTGATCACGGACAACAGGAAACGCTTGCTTCAAAAACTGCACATTGGGCAAGTCCTCAAG ACGGCGCTGGACAGCTCCCCCGAGATCTCAGTGGTGACAGAGCTGAAGAAGGACGGGGAGGCACCCACCTTCAAGGTGCGTCTCAGCGGGAAGGCCTACAACAGGAAGACCTTGAAGCCTTACAAGTTGCCTGACAAAgttccacag GAGTACACAGTGGACCAGCAGAAAAGCCAGTGGTTCTCTTTGTATCACTCTCTACAACACTACAAGTACCACACATACCTCATGTGTAAGGACGAG GTCCTGCGGGTGAAGACAGGAGAGCAGGGACAGCAGGAGACCATGCAAAAGTGCCTGCAGAATGGAGCTTGGGTGGAGGGGCTTTTCAATCGCTTTGGGGAGCTTATAAATCAAGTGCAGCAGGCCTGCCGATGA
- the qser1 gene encoding glutamine and serine-rich protein 1 isoform X5 produces MGQASNDSSYGAAQLDAGLLQRQSYTSTQQLPTYTTAHLSTVTGALDTNMNTSETSIMSFLSAMESRSPVSASLLPPFRPPSWPAGINSSTTELYLTGALPSTATFPSPASLSTYQNTGPYTSRSYSTNPSVALQEPALSSSTNGLLSHHDPLLQLKPSQSVLPTALTFNLSGPVLGSTLPVQSSTYRSAQESAPHLLEPQFSLLPPARHSASQSYGATVFSGSVERALQRECSVIKHHQRPSTSHVASEQMHNSEDSLQGYYGSGGEGAMSYQQDPSHETSASCSPSAEDDSSHGINGAIKHKVESVTQSYSCTTVPTAKECLSKLASDGHEENQSLSQPGQKQNSVIANHLAPQLPSHMSSSLSQTYITPHTQTQPSHSSSDNLSSLYKTLPSISSLSSHVASVSQALVYSPSPGLNQEQYGVQIQGLCQGSYPSSHSQTNPNVVYTSESQEQASVTQSQRYAIVQSLNLSYQATCGQNLSTSAQDYALMQASVGNKTLGTVSQQAAVPTTHIYETVPATYSSTAQALNNNNIRSSLKDIKPTYSKQTLEELPLQDLQALQQASLGGSVVNGTMAAHNNVIYVVSKMDDLHKTQSVIRDSSRSDDQLSQLNTAQVSHERLSSLGQHHSRLSSANNQENADIKTTNSGVISSHTLLSPELKQRPLHIKSSEPQLTHQEQTPASHTQFITVPNTQVLLEPNQMILLQQPLMHHAQMSSKVVPVQGLQTGQSLGPLNVHYLQMDQDQLLCPSVSETQSQQVTVVSAQSSGCSDSSKDHYSQPANHQSNDAKNQFALNSLCFPDSVLLADERNILSNVDDILAATVAACGVTPQDLVKAASSSQAEMVAMAGSVDAKNHFQTVDVTHMSQSFSTAQQTILTDSNSMPMTLNGAQISTDRQGLSVHDNSSDLDTNGDAESSENDYHSVGQVYDPSDFQSTVKGQCIKTENGLMECPGMEDFPKKKVRSKSLTKGEDNIQAKPAKRSVSAKRHNSRGGDASPSASQSTYDGCPQQERIRQKIREVEEKQPEVKTGFIGSFLDFIKSGPKQQYPTNPSRTVSRPKKPSVLAKPPQSIVPPKIQTVPGPLIAQQSQGASSQQKRLDEELQKNLETLPSFSSDEEENTGKNQALRNSISSALSALDESAERKAKPDNIPIMILKPLQVPTVTFNITEPHFPPISISGQMPNAVVTGIATAVKQQSEETPPGQIAVQLTSVAIEGLTDEELSDSGGEGMYRERDEFVVRNEDIEVLKGTMRAGSEPPAIWKVQKALLQKFVPELRDGKRVFSATNSYLGYFGDAKTMYQRVYVKFLDTVNKREYVRVCSRKPRCKPMNSLRSFQVKTLLGLTAAPFSPSHSQKPRSTKPFKSRAEPPPKKRRKWKEALSPAVSGSSSAEDAGEEDDINPPVPFASRLLNTRTMMDTFKSFVELLISIAIDEDVVTELERRNDELLLPHMRRMDGLITDNRKRLLQKLHIGQVLKTALDSSPEISVVTELKKDGEAPTFKVRLSGKAYNRKTLKPYKLPDKVPQEYTVDQQKSQWFSLYHSLQHYKYHTYLMCKDEVLRVKTGEQGQQETMQKCLQNGAWVEGLFNRFGELINQVQQACR; encoded by the exons ATGGGACAAGCTTCAAATGA TTCCAGTTATGGTGCAGCGCAGCTTGATGCAGGCCTCCTCCAGCGCCAGAGCTACACTTCGACACAGCAGCTCCCCACCTACACTACAGCACACCTGTCTACTGTCACAG GAGCACTTGACACAAACATGAATACTTCAGAGACCTCAATCATGAGCTTCCTGTCAGCCATGGAATCAAGAAGTCCTGTTAGTGCCTCACTACTTCCCCCTTTCAGACCTCCATCATGGCCTGCAG GTATCAACTCCTCCACCACGGAGCTGTATTTGACTGGTGCTCTGCCTTCTACCGCCACATTTCCTTCACCGGCTTCTCTGTCAACCTATCAAAATACTGGTCCATACACTTCCAGGAGTTATTCCACCAACCCTTCCGTGGCTCTCCAGGAACCAGCCCTCAGCAGTTCCACCAATGGTCTGTTGTCTCATCACGACCCCCTCCTCCAACTCAAACCGAGCCAAAGTGTGCTTCCGACAGCCCTGACCTTCAATCTTTCTGGCCCCGTTTTGGGCTCAACCCTTCCAGTGCAGTCCTCCACATACCGGTCAGCCCAGGAGTCGGCCCCGCACCTCCTAGAACCACAGTTTAGCCTTCTCCCACCAGCCCGTCATAGTGCCTCACAGTCCTACGGTGCCACCGTTTTCTCAGGCTCTGTTGAGAGAGCGCTTCAGCGGGAATGTAGCGTGATCAAACACCACCAGAGGCCTTCTACAAGCCACGTAGCCTCAGAACAAATGCACAATTCTGAGGACTCATTACAGGGTTACTATGGCTCTGGTGGTGAAGGGGCCATGTCCTACCAACAAGACCCATCTCATGAGACCTCGGCGTCTTGCAGCCCTTCTGCAGAAGATGACTCCTCTCACGGGATCAATGGTGCCATAAAACACAAAGTAGAGTCAGTTACTCAAAGCTATTCATGCACCACAGTCCCAACAGCTAAAGAGTGCTTGTCCAAATTAGCTTCTGATGGCCATGAGGAGAATCAAAGCCTCTCCCAGCCTGGACAAAAGCAGAACTCTGTGATTGCTAACCATCTAGCACCACAACTACCCAGCCATATGTCTAGCAGTCTGTCTCAGACCTATATTACACCACATACCCAGACACAACCCTCTCATTCCTCCTCAGACAATTTATCATCCCTATATAAAACACTACCTTCCATCTCCAGTCTGTCTAGCCATGTGGCATCTGTAAGTCAGGCTCTGGTATACTCTCCCAGTCCAGGCCTGAACCAAGAACAGTATGGGGTCCAGATCCAAGGTTTGTGTCAAGGGAGTTATCCCTCGTCTCACTCTCAAACTAACCCAAATGTGGTTTATACGTCTGAGTCACAGGAGCAGGCTTCTGTCACTCAATCTCAGCGCTATGCCATAGTACAATCCCTGAACCTTTCTTACCAAGCCACTTGTGGACAGAATCTGTCTACCTCTGCACAGGACTACGCCCTAATGCAAGCCTCTGTGGGAAATAAAACACTTGGCACAGTTTCTCAGCAGGCAGCAGTCCCGACTACACATATTTATGAGACTGTGCCTGCTACGTACTCTTCAACTGCCCAagctttaaataataataacatcagaTCATCATTAAAGGACATAAAGCCAACGTATAGCAAACAGACACTTGAAGAACTCCCTTTACAGGACCTACAGGCTCTCCAGCAGGCATCCTTGGGGGGCTCTGTTGTAAATGGTACCATGGCAGCACACAACAATGTAATCTATGTTGTTTCAAAAATGGATGACCTCCACAAAACACAAAGTGTCATCAGAGACAGTTCACGTTCTGATGACCAGCTTTCACAGCTAAACACAGCACAGGTTAGCCACGAGAGGTTGAGCTCCCTGGGCCAGCACCACAGTCGCCTAAGCAGTGCCAACAACCAGGAAAATGCAGATATAAAAACAACTAACTCCGGTGTTATATCTTCACATACACTCCTCAGCCCAGAACTTAAGCAGCGGCCTCTTCACATCAAATCATCCGAGCCACAACTAACCCACCAGGAACAGACCCCGGCATCCCACACCCAATTCATCACTGTCCCGAACACGCAGGTTCTCTTAGAGCCTAACCAGATGATTCTTCTTCAGCAGCCTCTCATGCACCATGCCCAAATGTCTTCAAAGGTAGTACCAGTGCAAGGTCTTCAAACAGGCCAAAGTCTGGGACCTCTGAATGTCCATTATCTTCAGATGGATCAGGATCAACTGCTTTGTCCCAGTGTCTCTGAAACACAAAGTCAGCAGGTCACAGTTGTGTCTGCGCAGAGCTCGGGGTGCTCCGATTCTTCTAAAGACCACTACAGCCAGCCAGCAAATCACCAGTCAAATGATGCTAAGAACCAATTTGCCCTTAACTCCCTTTGTTTCCCGGATTCTGTGCTACTTGCCGATGAAAGGAATATTTTATCAAACGTTGACGACATCTTAGCTGCCACTGTGGCTGCTTGTGGCGTCACACCGCAGGATTTGGTTAAAGCTGCCTCTTCCAGCCAGGCTGAAATGGTAGCGATGGCAGGTTCTGTTGATGCCAAGAATCACTTTCAGACAGTGGATGTAACGCACATGTCACAGAGTTTCTCCACAGCACAACAGACAATCCTCACAGATAGTAACTCCATGCCTATGACGTTGAACGGAGCACAGATCTCTACAGACCGGCAAGGACTGTCTGTTCATGACAACAGTTCTGATCTTGACACCAATGGAGATGCGGAAAGCTCGGAAAACGACTACCACTCAGTTGGGCAAGTTTATGACCCTTCAGACTTCCAAAGCACTGTCAAAGGTCAGTGTATCAAAACTGAGAACGGCCTCATGGAGTGCCCAGGTATGGAGGATTTCCCCAAAAAGAAAGTCCGCTCTAAATCTTTGACAAAGGGAGAAGATAATATACAAGCAAAGCCAGCAAAGCGCTCCGTGTCAGCAAAACGGCATAACTCCAGGGGCGGTGATGCCAGCCCGTCTGCCTCACAAAGCACGTATGATGGTTGTCCACAGCAGGAGAGAATTAGGCAGAAGATTCGGGAGGTGGAAGAGAAACAGCCAGAGGTGAAAACCGGTTTCATCGGCTCCTTCCTGGACTTCATTAAATCTGGCCCCAAACAGCAGTATCCCACAAATCCTTCAAGAACTGTCAGTCGGCCCAAAAAACCCAGTGTCTTGGCCAAACCACCACAGTCTATTGTACCCCCCAAAATTCAAACTGTGCCGGGTCCACTGATTGCCCAGCAGAGTCAGGGAGCAAGCTCTCAGCAGAAACGTCTGGATGAAGAGCTACAGAAGAACTTGGAGACGCTGCCATCGTTCAGCTCTGATGAAGAGGAGAACACTGGAAAGAACCAGGCACTGAGGAACAGCATCAGCTCAGCGCTCTCTGCCCTTGATGAGTCCGCAGAACGCAAAGCCAAGCCAG ATAACATCCCCATTATGATACTGAAACCACTCCAAGTGCCCACTGTGACGTTCAACATCACAGAACCCCACTTTCCACCAATATCCATTTCCGGCCAAATGCCAAACGCCGTCGTCACAGGAATCGCAACTGCGGTCAAACAGCAGTCTGAAGAGACGCCACCTGGCCAAATTGCTGTACAGCTGACGAGTGTGGCCATTGAGGGACTGACTGACGAGGAGCTGTCGGACAGCGGAGGGGAAGGAATGTACCGGGAAAGAGATGAGTTTGTTGTGAGGAATGAGGATATTGAGGTCTTGAAG GGGACGATGCGAGCAGGAAGTGAGCCTCCCGCCATTTGGAAAGTCCAGAAGGCTCTTCTACAGAAATTTGTGCCAGAATTACGAGATGGGAAGCGAGTGTTCTCGGCTACTAACAGT TATCTGGGATACTTTGGTGATGCCAAGACCATGTACCAGAGAGTCTATGTGAAGTTTCTGGACACTGTAAACAAAAGGGAGTATGTCCGAGTGTGCAGTCGGAAGCCACGGTGCAAACCTATGAACTCACTAAG GAGTTTTCAGGTGAAGACCTTGTTGGGCTTAACAGCTGCCCCCTTCTCGCCGTCTCATAGCCAAAAGCCTCGATCCACCAAGCCCTTCAAGTCAAGAGCAGAGCCACCACCcaagaagaggaggaaatgGAAGGAGGCATTGTCACCCGCTGTCTCGGGATCTTCTTCTGCAGAAGATGCTGGTGAAGAAGATG ACATAAACCCTCCTGTGCCTTTTGCTTCACGACTTCTCAATACAAGAACAATGATGGACACTTTCAAGAGCTTTGTGGAACTGCTCATTAGCATTGCCATCGATGAAGATGTGGTGACAGAACTTGAGCGAAGGAATG ATGAGTTGTTGCTGCCACATATGAGAAGAATGGATGGGTTGATCACGGACAACAGGAAACGCTTGCTTCAAAAACTGCACATTGGGCAAGTCCTCAAG ACGGCGCTGGACAGCTCCCCCGAGATCTCAGTGGTGACAGAGCTGAAGAAGGACGGGGAGGCACCCACCTTCAAGGTGCGTCTCAGCGGGAAGGCCTACAACAGGAAGACCTTGAAGCCTTACAAGTTGCCTGACAAAgttccacag GAGTACACAGTGGACCAGCAGAAAAGCCAGTGGTTCTCTTTGTATCACTCTCTACAACACTACAAGTACCACACATACCTCATGTGTAAGGACGAG GTCCTGCGGGTGAAGACAGGAGAGCAGGGACAGCAGGAGACCATGCAAAAGTGCCTGCAGAATGGAGCTTGGGTGGAGGGGCTTTTCAATCGCTTTGGGGAGCTTATAAATCAAGTGCAGCAGGCCTGCCGATGA